One segment of Gadus chalcogrammus isolate NIFS_2021 chromosome 8, NIFS_Gcha_1.0, whole genome shotgun sequence DNA contains the following:
- the LOC130387043 gene encoding E3 SUMO-protein ligase ZBED1-like, with amino-acid sequence MELNEWERLQCFGHRLQLAIENSLKNLTPTSTRQAVERAVGVCKRVVSAFSNSWKRRRELAKAQAALGLPHHQLITETPTRWGSRQQMVARFLEQEKALSQVLLADKKARHLVPSWQDVSILDSLNKALGPLFEFTDALSGEKYVSVSFLKPVLHLFNDQILSPKEGETELTKAVKGGVLKYLNEKYDDAAANNILDMATLVDPRFKTTYLRENRAEYMKNRAVTELLGMVEGATAPPASDPRAVGSQAAEDDPPTKKKTLASYFKKAVPASAHTRLGNRESIELEVAMYLQAPGPASEADPLEWWKQHEVTFPSVARLANKYLCIPATSSSSERAFSASGNIITCKRSCLKPNTVDQLVFLALNL; translated from the exons ATGGAACTGAATGAGTGGGAACGATTGCAGTGCTTTGGTCACCGTCTACAGCTAGCCATCG AGAATTCTCTAAAAAACCTCACCCCAACATCCACAAGGCAGGCTGTGGAGAGAGCAGTGGGTGTCTGCAAGAGAGTGGTGAGTGCCTTCTCCAACTcttggaagaggagaagggaacTGGCCAAAGCCCAAGCAGCACTGGGCTTGCCTCACCACCAGTTAATCACGGAAACACCCACCAGGTGGGGGTCCCGCCAGCAGATGGTTGCACGGTTCTTGGAGCAGGAGAAAGCCCTTTCACAGGTCCTCCTTGCAGATAAGAAG gCAAGACATCTGGTTCCGAGCTGGCAAGATGTGTCAATCCTAGACTCGCTGAACAAAGCCCTGGGCCCTCTGTTTGAATTTACCGATGCATTGTCGGGGGAGAAATATGTGAGCGTATCCTTTCTCAAGCCGGTGCTGCATTTGTTCAATGATCAAATCCTCAGCCCAAAAGAAGGGGAAACGGAGCTCACCAAAGCAGTCAAAGGAGGTGTGCTGAAATACCTCAATGAGAAGTACGATGATGCAGCCGCAAACAACATCCTCGACATGGCAACACTGGTGGACCCCAGGTTCAAGACAACTTACCTGAGGGAAAACCGTGCGGAGTACATGAAGAACCGAGCTGTCACAGAGCTGCTGGGTATGGTGGAGGGAGCCACGGCGCCACCAGCAAGTGATCCAAGAGCAGTAGGCTCCCAAGCTGCTGAAGATGACCCTCCCACAAAGAAAAAGACCTTGGCCAGCTACTTTAAGAAGGCAGTTCCAGCCAGCGCCCACACCCGCCTGGGCAACAGAGAAAGCATCGAACTGGAGGTCGCCATGTACCTCCAGGCACCTGGGCCTGCTTCAGAGGCAGACCCACTGGAGTGGTGGAAGCAGCATGAGGTCACTTTCCCATCTGTGGCTAGGCTCGCCAACAAGTATTTATGCATTCCAGCCACTAGCTCTTCGTCGGAAAGGGCATTCAGTGCAAGTGGAAATATTATAACTTGCAAGAGGTCTTGTCTGAAACCAAACACCGTAGACCAACTGGTGTTCCTTGCACTAAACCTGTAA